DNA sequence from the Piliocolobus tephrosceles isolate RC106 chromosome 9, ASM277652v3, whole genome shotgun sequence genome:
aaaatgtaaacattttatttggcaGTTGTTTCTGaacacatgaataaataaatggaaaagtacatattaatatttctttttggaGTAACAGATACCATTAAACGCTTATTTACACATCTTCACTGCAAAGAACAGTTACACAATTAAATTTTGTCTTATAAAAGGTAACTTCCCACATCACTGGACTGGACAGTTAAGGATGGAGATACTGGTAGTGCTTGGTTCTAGCAGTCTCAATGTTTGAAAGGCATTCATTTGCAAGTGTGATAAGAAGAGTCATCATGCATTGAGTTCATCCGGGTCATGTACTGTAGAAAATTTCTGATGGCAGCCACAGAATTTGGTGTCTCATGCGCTTAAGTCAACTATGACATGTTTGTAAATCTGTGTATTTCCCTTAAAActggaagcaaaaagaaaattacgTTTATTAATGGACACATGTGTGAATGATCTTGGTGCCTGAACATTTAATTCCTGAAATTTCACAAATTTGGCTTTTTCTGCATCCCAGTTATACACTTGAGTAAAGGAGTAATCACTTCCAAGAATTGCATATTGGTAATTATTTATCTGAAGAGGCTGGAACACCATGGATCCTCGCGACGGCATCCTCTGAATATCCTGGAACGAGGAGCCTCCCCATTTCATGACTTTGGAATCACCAATGAATCTTGTCAAGCAAATGTACACGTCCCCTTTCACTGAGAAGTGCTTCACTGCGTACACATCCTCCATGTTAGGAATGTCAGTTTGGTTAGTGAATAATTGTGTTGCTTTGTTCCACTGATAAATTACAGGACGCTGGGAACTACTGGACAGAATTAAATGAGGCGTTCTGAGTGTCTGAGGTGTTCTGACTATTTCTAGATATTCCACATCAGTGTCCCTGTACCACGCGTGTAAGGATTGATGGGAGTAGAATCCGTTTCCGTTCCATTTGTAAATGGTAGTAAAACCAGCTTTTGAACTGTCAGCAACAACAAAGTACCAGTTGTTTTCAATCTTGAATGTTTCAATGTCATTGGGTTTTCGGATTTTGAGAATTTCAATATCCTggatttttatgaatttatttgcAAAACTGTCTCGTTTATAGATGTGAGAGCCACCAAACAGCTGGGCCACAATAACATAGAGCTGAGTTTCAATGACTATAGGCTTGCATACTACAGTGGATGTGCCTGGGAAAAGACAAAGGAGAGGTTAGTTGTGTGGCCATCCTCTTTTGGAGCATGTAAACATGCAGGCTGGGGCCATACAACTTCCACCCAAATCAGCCTGAAACAAGAGATCTCCTTGGTTGATTaggcaaggctggtctccaaagcCCAATGGCAGCAGTGTCCTGAAGTTCTGTGCCTTTGTGCCTTGTGGGGCCTTTGTTACCAACAATTGAGTTGTTAACGTCATATCCAGCCTGCTCTAGACGTTCAGGACACACAGCTATGGCCCGAGTGTTCTCTTATTTCTTGCACAAAGAAAGCATTACTTTCCCTGACACATCATGAGTTAATCATAATTCTAATGAAAACTActgtttactgagcatctattatgtgcttTCTCAATTTACCTCATTAATTTTCCCAACAATCTTAAGAGATAAATATTATCTCTTTTTCCACATGagtaaactgaagctcagagaggctgtTTTGGTAGCAGAAGGCAGAGTTGGGGATTCAAAGCCAGGCCTACCGGCGTTTCTACACTTTTAACCCAAGCTGGGGACAAGTTAGCTATTCCAGGACTTCAAATTTGGGTTATCTAAGATCTTAGATAACCAAAGGCTAGCATCGTGGTCTGGGTAGTCCATGGCTCTACTGTAATTGTTTTGCTCTAAGTCTGAACTGCTTCCTGCTCTAGAATAACTCGCCTTTTCCCTGCAAAGAAAGGAGATGCcgcttttcatttttctggagCTTTAGGTCACTGGTGGCAGGagtgaagagaaggaagaggaatgtTTAAGAAAATCGAAAGACAGGGGCAGCCATGGGCAATGCTCCTGAAAGTTATTTTGGGAAATCACAGAAAATGATGTGGGATCTGTCAGTGGCCTAGCTTGATATCCTTTGGGGAAGAGTTTGACATTTATCTGACCTGTGAGATTCTGATTTTACAGAAGGAGTTTGGCTCTAGAAAATCCAGAGACAGCTGGGCAAATCTGGGCTTTAGGCCTCTT
Encoded proteins:
- the LGI1 gene encoding leucine-rich glioma-inactivated protein 1 isoform X1, whose product is MESERSKRMGNACIPLKRIAYFLCLLSALLLTEGKKPAKPKCPAVCTCTKDNALCENARSIPRTVPPDVISLSFVRSGFTEISEGSFLFTPSLQLLLFTSNSFDVISDDAFIGLPHLEYLFIENNNIKSISRHTFRGLKSLIHLSLANNNLQTLPKDIFKGLDSLTNVDLRGNSFNCDCKLKWLVEWLGHTNATVEDIYCEGPPEYKKRKINSLSSKDFDCIITEFAKSQDLPYQSLSIDTFSYLNDEYVVIAQPFTGKCIFLEWDHVEKTFRNYDNITGTSTVVCKPIVIETQLYVIVAQLFGGSHIYKRDSFANKFIKIQDIEILKIRKPNDIETFKIENNWYFVVADSSKAGFTTIYKWNGNGFYSHQSLHAWYRDTDVEYLEIVRTPQTLRTPHLILSSSSQRPVIYQWNKATQLFTNQTDIPNMEDVYAVKHFSVKGDVYICLTRFIGDSKVMKWGGSSFQDIQRMPSRGSMVFQPLQINNYQYAILGSDYSFTQVYNWDAEKAKFVKFQELNVQAPRSFTHVSINKRNFLFASSFKGNTQIYKHVIVDLSA
- the LGI1 gene encoding leucine-rich glioma-inactivated protein 1 isoform X2, whose product is MESERSKRMGNACIPLKRIAYFLCLLSALLLTEGKKPAKPKCPAVCTCTKDNALCENARSIPRTVPPDVISLSFVRSGFTEISEGSFLFTPSLQLLSLANNNLQTLPKDIFKGLDSLTNVDLRGNSFNCDCKLKWLVEWLGHTNATVEDIYCEGPPEYKKRKINSLSSKDFDCIITEFAKSQDLPYQSLSIDTFSYLNDEYVVIAQPFTGKCIFLEWDHVEKTFRNYDNITGTSTVVCKPIVIETQLYVIVAQLFGGSHIYKRDSFANKFIKIQDIEILKIRKPNDIETFKIENNWYFVVADSSKAGFTTIYKWNGNGFYSHQSLHAWYRDTDVEYLEIVRTPQTLRTPHLILSSSSQRPVIYQWNKATQLFTNQTDIPNMEDVYAVKHFSVKGDVYICLTRFIGDSKVMKWGGSSFQDIQRMPSRGSMVFQPLQINNYQYAILGSDYSFTQVYNWDAEKAKFVKFQELNVQAPRSFTHVSINKRNFLFASSFKGNTQIYKHVIVDLSA